TGAAAGCTTCTGCAAGGCTTGTTTTGCTTTAAATTTTTTTCACAGATAGTATGAGGGCATGAACAGGTTTTTTTTTATTGTCGCCTTTATCTATTCAAGTTTTCTTCTCCCTCAGCTCTCTTCTGGGGTTGAAGTTGGCTTAGATCGAATTTTTACTGAGGATAATTATCGTAAAGTTATTCAAGGAAAGAGAGTAGGGCTGATATCACATCATGCAGCAATCAATAAGGAATGGAAAGATGCTCTGCAAGTGTTTGAAGAGCAAAAAGCGTGTACTGTTAAAGTGTTGATGTCCCCCGAGCATGGATTCTATGGCGCTTTTTTTGCTGAAACACTAGGAAAAGATCAAAGTGAGGTTGTCAAAAAATATACGCACATATCCTTGTACGGAAAGCCAGAAATTCCTTCTGCTGTTGCAGAGTTGTGCGATGTTTTGGTTTTTGACATTCAAGATATCGGCGTCCGTTCGTATTCCTTTATTAATGTGTTGCTTAAGGCGGTGCGTGCTTCAGAAAAATATCAGATGCCACTGATAGTTTTGGACAGACCGAATCCTCTGGGAGGTAACCTTATTGATGGCCCTTTGCCAACAAAAGGTTTTGTTCCAGATATTCCTTATTGTCATGGGATGACCTCTGGTGAATTGGCAAAGTTTTTCAAGTCAAAATATGCTCCAGGGAGCAATGTGATAGTGGTCCCTATGAAAGGGTGGAGTCGGTCTATGAGTTTTCAAGACACGGGATTATCCTGGATACCTACTAGTCCGCAGATTCCTGGGGATAAAACGCCTTTTTTTTATGCCGCTACGGGGATTTTAGGGCACCTGTCTCTAACGAGTATCGGAGTGGGATATACATTGCCTTTTCAGGTTGTGGGAGCTCCGTGGATAGAGGAGGAGCTTCTTGCTCGAACTTTGAATTCTCTGAAACTACCAGGGGTTTTCTTTTTTCCTTACCAATACGAGCCTTTCTTTGGAAAATTTAAGATGGAGCTTTGCAGAGGGGTTCTCCTTGTGGTTACTGACAAGGAAAAGTTTTTACCATTGGAAACTCAATGCGCTATATTGGGGATTTTAAAACGACTTTATCCTAAAGAATTTGCCGAAGCCATCGCTATTTTCAATAAAATTCCTTATAGGAAGACTGCTTTATCGAATCTTTTGGGTAGGGAAGATTTTTTTGAAATCTTAGAAAAAGAGACATACGTAATGTGGCCGTTGCGAAAGTTATGTGCTAGTGGAAGAAAGCAGTTCTTAACTCTTAGAGAACCATTTTTGATCTCAGAATATTCGGATTAGCATTGACGTTTGTTGTGTGCTAAAAAGCCTTCTGAATGGTTTGACAGGAATGTTTTTTGTTTTTAAGATGTCGATCTTTATTGTTCACTCAAGACTTGGGTTAGCTTCATCCCAAGGTTGAGGGACTTATCGCTAGCGTCTCGTCGATGTTAGTTTAAAGCGTTTTTCTAAGAATTGTGTGGTAGGGATTATCAATGACTAAAGTTTTTAATGATCGATTTGAAGGATTAAAAGCCGTTTCCAAAGGTGTACAGGCTTTAGCTAGGGCGGTCTCTGCCACTTTGGGTCCTAAAGGAAGAAATGTTATTCTAAAGAAACCTGCTTCCGGCCCCGTTTCAACTAAAGATGGAGCCACAGTTACAAAAGAGGTGGAACTAGAAGACCCTTTTGAAAATATGGGCGTCAAATTACTGAGAGAAGCCTCTATTAAAACTGCTGATGAAGTCGGAGATGGCTCTTCGACCTCTGTTGTCCTTGCTGCTAAGATTTTTCAGGAGGGTATGAAAGGGATTGCTTCTGGGATGGATGTAAGGAAAATTATTCAAGGGATATCTCTAGGAGCAAAAAAGATCGACGAAGCTTTAACAGCTATGGCTACTCCTATAAAAAAAGATGAGGAAGTGTTACAAATTGCCTCGGTGTCTGCCAGTAATGATCCCGCTATAGGAAATATTATTGCTGAGGCAATGAAAAGAGTCGGTAATGATGGAATGATCACTATCGCAGAAGGTAGAGGTGTCGACACTGTTTTAGAAGTTGTTGAAGGTATGAGTTTTGATCAGGGATACGCGTCTCCTTATTTCGTTACCTCTCCAGAGACTATGACGGTAGAGTTGGAGTACGCTTACGTGGGCATTCTCGATCATAAGCTATCTTCTGTGAGCAAACCGTTGATTTCTTTTCTTGAGAAAGTGGTTGCTGAAAGTAAGTCTCCTTTAGTTTTGATAGCAGAGGATTTTGATGATCAAGTGTTGACCACTTTGGTTGTGAATAAGTTAAAGGGAGGGTTTCCCGTCTGTGCTGTTAAGGCTCCAAATTTTGGAGATCGGAGGAAAGCTGTTCTCTCAGACATAGCGTTGTTGTCTGGAGCTACGGTTATATCCAGTGAAGTAGGGCTATCTCTAGATAAGGTAGGAACAGAAGTTCTTGGTAAGGTAAAAAAGATTTCTGTAGCAAAAGACAAAACTGTTCTTATCGGGGGATGTGGATCTCCCGCGCTTATTGATGAAAGGGTGCGCCTGTTAAAAGGAGAGATAAGGGCTTGTGAATCCGATTATGAAAGGTCGTTTTTGGAGGAGCGGCTAGCAAAGTTGAGCGGAGGTGTAGCAGTAATTAAGTTAGGTGCTATTACTGAGGCGGAGCTTAAGGAAAAGAAATATCGAGTAGAAGATGCTCTGCACGCTACAAAGGCAGCGGTTTCTGAAGGTATAGTTCCTGGCGGCGGGGTAGCTTTAGCCAAGAGTTCCCTTGTATTGGAGGGGATTAATGGGAAGTGTTGCGACGAGAATTTTGGTTTAGCAACGATGTGTAAAGCAGCAAAGGCTCCGTTATTGGCGATAGCTTCCAATTGCGGCCGGGAGGGAGAAGTTGTTCTAGAGCAAGTATTGGCTCAAAAAGATAAAAACTTCGGATACAACGGACTAACGGATGCTGTAGAGGATTTAGTCGCTTCCGGAGTTTTGGATCCTGTATTAGTTACTCGATCTGCGTTAAAGAATGCAGTTTCTATGGCGTCGATGCTGTTATCTAGCGCGTACTTCATAGCAGATAAGCCTTCGAAAAAGAATTCTTCAGGAACAACCTTTTCTGGTGGAAGCGGTTTCCCGGGGATGTAATTAGATTTTTGATTGCTTGGCTTTTCAGAAATCGTTTTGTATTGTCTCAGAGGAAACAGCTTGATCATATGTGTTTTCTCGGATACACTGCTCTCGTCGATTATGCACTGGTAGCTCAGCTGGATAGAGTACCTGGCTACGAACCAGGCGGTCAGAGGTTCGAATCCTCTCCAGTGCGTAGATAAGGAGGTATAGAAATGAAGTCTTTAGTAGGAAATGAGGCCCCCTCTTTCATAGCCAAGGCTGTGGTTGATGGAGAGGTTAAAACTATTTCTTTAGAGTCTTACAGAGGGAAGAACGTCGTTCTTTTTTTCTACCCCAAAGACTTTACCTTCGTTTGCCCCACAGAATTACACGCTTTTCAGGATGCTCTTCCTGCGTTTGAAGAGAGAAATTCTGTAGTCTTGGGGTGCTCCGTAGATGATGAAGAAACGCACAAACGCTGGCTTGCTACTCCCAAAAAAGAAGGTGGAATCATAGGAATTTCTTATCCCTTAATTTCTGATGTCAGCAGAGAGATTTCTCAGAAGTATGGCGTTCTTCACGAACAGGAAAACTTGTCTTATCGAGGACTGTTCTTGATTGATAAGGCTGGAGTTATTCGACACGCAGTCATTAATGACCTTCCTTTGGGACGTTCTGTTGACGAAGAGCTTCGTGTGTTAGATGCATTGCTTTTCTTCGAACAAAACGGAATGGTTTGCCCAGCCAACTGGAAGCAAGGAAGTAAGGCAATGGTTCCCAATGATGAGGGGCTTAAAGAATACTTCAGCACTATTGATTAGAAGGTGAAAAGATCATAGAGGTCTTTTTCTGAAAATAAAAGCAAACTGCTATATCTTTTACACGTTGAGCAGAGAGCCTCTATGATATTGTCATCCCCAACTCCCGGAAGAGCTATAGCGATTATGTTTTTTATTGAGTTTTGCGTATTTAGGAAGTGTATTCCGTAAAAGTAGTGCTCTATGGAGTAGCCTTCCTCTTTCACTCGAAAATATACAACGCTATAGTTGTACATCAAAGTTTTGATAGCCAAAGAAATCCCACAACTATTAGAATGCCCCAGGTGGGTACAGAGATCCATGGGTGTGTGGCACAGGTACGCAGCATCAAAGCATCCCTTTCCTGCTTCGCCAAACAACGCTACAGTTGGTCGCATCTGGAGTTTAGTTGGTGATTTTTCCTCTAATTTCGGATCTTACAAGAGCGTTTTATTATTAGCCATCGAATAATAGTTCGATGTAGTGGGACTATTTGTCTTTTTTTTCAGAAGTTAAACAAAGTCTTTGGCCCGCATAGATATCATCGGAATTAAGTTTATTGATTTTTTTTAGTTCTTTAGGAGAAATCTGAAATTTTTTTGATATGGTCCATAGGCTGTCCCCTTTTTGGACGGTGTAAAATTTCTTGGAACTCTCGCAAATAATTTCAGGATATTCTCCCGGTTGAGATCCATCTATCAAAGACGCTAGTGAGCGTCGAAGTAGCTTCATATCCTTCAGTAAAAGTTCATGATTCTCGCCTAAAGCTTTGAGTTTTTCGTAAAGACAGGTTTGAGTTTCTTTTAAAGAGGAAGCTAATGCTGTTAGAGAAGTTTTTATTTTCTTTTGCTCTGATTCTAAACTTGCAATTTTGGGTTGCAAAGCATTCTTATCCTTCAGTAAGGCGGAAGAGATTTTGGTTTCCATTTCATCTAAGCGATCGGAAAGAAGAGCTAATTCAGCCTCATGGTGAGAAAACTTAAGCTCTAGCTCTTCTAGTTCAGCTTCCAGC
This is a stretch of genomic DNA from Chlamydiifrater phoenicopteri. It encodes these proteins:
- a CDS encoding DUF1343 domain-containing protein; this encodes MNRFFFIVAFIYSSFLLPQLSSGVEVGLDRIFTEDNYRKVIQGKRVGLISHHAAINKEWKDALQVFEEQKACTVKVLMSPEHGFYGAFFAETLGKDQSEVVKKYTHISLYGKPEIPSAVAELCDVLVFDIQDIGVRSYSFINVLLKAVRASEKYQMPLIVLDRPNPLGGNLIDGPLPTKGFVPDIPYCHGMTSGELAKFFKSKYAPGSNVIVVPMKGWSRSMSFQDTGLSWIPTSPQIPGDKTPFFYAATGILGHLSLTSIGVGYTLPFQVVGAPWIEEELLARTLNSLKLPGVFFFPYQYEPFFGKFKMELCRGVLLVVTDKEKFLPLETQCAILGILKRLYPKEFAEAIAIFNKIPYRKTALSNLLGREDFFEILEKETYVMWPLRKLCASGRKQFLTLREPFLISEYSD
- the groL gene encoding chaperonin GroEL (60 kDa chaperone family; promotes refolding of misfolded polypeptides especially under stressful conditions; forms two stacked rings of heptamers to form a barrel-shaped 14mer; ends can be capped by GroES; misfolded proteins enter the barrel where they are refolded when GroES binds) translates to MTKVFNDRFEGLKAVSKGVQALARAVSATLGPKGRNVILKKPASGPVSTKDGATVTKEVELEDPFENMGVKLLREASIKTADEVGDGSSTSVVLAAKIFQEGMKGIASGMDVRKIIQGISLGAKKIDEALTAMATPIKKDEEVLQIASVSASNDPAIGNIIAEAMKRVGNDGMITIAEGRGVDTVLEVVEGMSFDQGYASPYFVTSPETMTVELEYAYVGILDHKLSSVSKPLISFLEKVVAESKSPLVLIAEDFDDQVLTTLVVNKLKGGFPVCAVKAPNFGDRRKAVLSDIALLSGATVISSEVGLSLDKVGTEVLGKVKKISVAKDKTVLIGGCGSPALIDERVRLLKGEIRACESDYERSFLEERLAKLSGGVAVIKLGAITEAELKEKKYRVEDALHATKAAVSEGIVPGGGVALAKSSLVLEGINGKCCDENFGLATMCKAAKAPLLAIASNCGREGEVVLEQVLAQKDKNFGYNGLTDAVEDLVASGVLDPVLVTRSALKNAVSMASMLLSSAYFIADKPSKKNSSGTTFSGGSGFPGM
- a CDS encoding peroxiredoxin, whose translation is MKSLVGNEAPSFIAKAVVDGEVKTISLESYRGKNVVLFFYPKDFTFVCPTELHAFQDALPAFEERNSVVLGCSVDDEETHKRWLATPKKEGGIIGISYPLISDVSREISQKYGVLHEQENLSYRGLFLIDKAGVIRHAVINDLPLGRSVDEELRVLDALLFFEQNGMVCPANWKQGSKAMVPNDEGLKEYFSTID
- a CDS encoding LysM peptidoglycan-binding domain-containing protein gives rise to the protein MWVNNILKTIMVCLVIGSLESAFAKEQKKIPISQLLEAELEELELKFSHHEAELALLSDRLDEMETKISSALLKDKNALQPKIASLESEQKKIKTSLTALASSLKETQTCLYEKLKALGENHELLLKDMKLLRRSLASLIDGSQPGEYPEIICESSKKFYTVQKGDSLWTISKKFQISPKELKKINKLNSDDIYAGQRLCLTSEKKDK